A window of Natrinema versiforme contains these coding sequences:
- a CDS encoding MoaD/ThiS family protein, whose product MSRRFADPPLVARLLASLDYKGRRVERDGVQLECVFFGPFRDAVGEKTVRYETDADTVGDLLDELEAAYPGLEGELEAAYPGLEGELAAEDDGLAGDTVVTKDAKHVVHIDGLETALEDGAVIRLVPSVYGG is encoded by the coding sequence GTGAGCCGCCGATTCGCCGACCCGCCGCTAGTCGCTCGCCTCCTCGCCTCCCTCGATTACAAGGGACGCCGCGTCGAACGAGACGGTGTGCAACTCGAGTGCGTCTTCTTCGGCCCGTTTCGCGACGCCGTCGGCGAGAAGACGGTCAGGTACGAGACGGACGCCGACACCGTCGGCGACCTCTTGGACGAACTCGAGGCGGCGTATCCGGGCCTCGAGGGCGAACTCGAGGCGGCGTATCCGGGCCTCGAGGGCGAACTCGCGGCCGAGGACGACGGGCTGGCGGGGGACACGGTCGTCACGAAGGACGCGAAGCACGTCGTCCACATCGACGGCCTCGAGACGGCCCTCGAAGACGGTGCCGTGATCCGGCTGGTGCCGTCGGTGTACGGCGGATGA